From one Rhizobium lentis genomic stretch:
- a CDS encoding WecB/TagA/CpsF family glycosyltransferase, whose product MRKQTADGRQFSLLDQKSSLAWINVLGVRISAVNLKSATGFIQKAIEDGRKEYVCVRDAHGVVRCQDDPELRSIHNRAFLVTPDGMPLVWALKHAGHSDSDRVYGPDLMLSVFEAGTATGLRHFLYGATAETLEQLQARLLARFPQAEIAGSYAPPFHKLSPQEEADIADRLNRSGADIIWVGLSSPKQELWMARMRDRLDASMLIGVGAAFDFHAGLKRQAPRIIQRSGFEWAFRLLCEPRRLWRRYALVVPTFISLTAFQRLGLRKFPIEDEVFGSSAPEAAAAKV is encoded by the coding sequence ATGAGAAAGCAAACAGCAGACGGCAGACAGTTTTCACTTCTTGATCAAAAGAGCTCTTTGGCGTGGATCAATGTCCTTGGTGTTCGCATTTCGGCAGTTAATCTCAAAAGCGCGACCGGATTTATTCAAAAAGCGATCGAAGACGGCAGGAAAGAATATGTTTGCGTTCGCGACGCACATGGCGTCGTCCGATGTCAGGATGATCCCGAGCTTCGGTCGATACACAACCGCGCTTTCCTCGTGACCCCCGACGGCATGCCGTTGGTCTGGGCCTTGAAGCATGCCGGCCATTCGGACAGTGACAGGGTCTATGGACCCGACCTGATGTTATCGGTTTTCGAGGCTGGCACCGCCACAGGTCTGCGTCACTTCCTCTATGGCGCAACGGCCGAGACGCTGGAGCAATTGCAGGCGCGCCTTCTCGCAAGATTCCCGCAAGCTGAGATCGCCGGCTCCTACGCACCGCCCTTTCATAAACTGTCACCGCAAGAGGAAGCCGATATTGCAGACCGGCTCAATCGGTCCGGCGCCGATATCATCTGGGTGGGGCTCAGCAGTCCCAAGCAGGAACTCTGGATGGCGCGCATGCGCGATCGTCTGGACGCTTCGATGCTCATCGGTGTCGGAGCTGCATTCGATTTCCACGCCGGCCTTAAGCGACAGGCTCCGCGGATCATTCAAAGAAGCGGCTTCGAATGGGCGTTTCGTCTTCTGTGCGAGCCGCGACGGCTATGGCGACGCTATGCGCTCGTCGTGCCGACCTTCATCTCACTGACAGCATTCCAGAGACTGGGGCTTCGGAAGTTTCCGATCGAAGACGAGGTT